A section of the Flavobacterium ardleyense genome encodes:
- a CDS encoding transposase — translation MKEDQGNRYIKRTQKDYTMSFKLQIVQEIEKGSRSISEVTKEYGIQSHSTVLNWLRKFGNFDWENQIPTTMTKSPEQKVMELEAKVKLLEKQKSLLEHQAFVADKKAIIFDMMIDLAEKEYKIDIRKNSSPEQSTILKSKNTKQ, via the coding sequence ATGAAAGAAGATCAGGGAAACCGCTACATCAAGCGCACACAGAAAGACTACACTATGTCTTTTAAATTACAAATTGTTCAAGAAATAGAGAAAGGATCTCGGTCTATTTCTGAAGTAACCAAAGAATATGGGATACAAAGTCATAGTACGGTTCTTAATTGGTTGCGAAAATTCGGTAACTTTGATTGGGAGAATCAAATACCAACTACTATGACAAAGTCACCAGAACAGAAGGTAATGGAGCTTGAAGCCAAAGTAAAACTACTGGAGAAGCAGAAGTCGCTTTTGGAACACCAAGCTTTTGTTGCAGATAAAAAAGCAATCATTTTCGATATGATGATTGATCTCGCTGAGAAAGAATATAAAATTGATATACGAAAAAACTCCTCACCCGAACAATCGACAATTTTAAAGAGCAAGAACACCAAACAGTAG
- a CDS encoding IS3 family transposase, translating to MFACNLFGVDRQVYYRNIKRKSVKESKAIEVVSMVLYIRKSMPRLGTKKSYHLLKDQLKPLKIGRDKLFNILRANHLLIQPRRSYHITTNSHHHFRKHKNQVLGLEINRPDQVWVSDITYIGRRENPCYLSIITDAYSKKIMGHYVADNMNTESSALALRMAIKQRKSKQVPLIHHSDKGLQYCAKDYQKILRKNGIVASMTQNSDPYENAVAERINGILKQEFMIDKYNLKLNLIKSLVKESIDTYNELRPHYSNYMLTPNQMHLQNIIKMRTYKTKKNTCENDFASV from the coding sequence GTGTTCGCCTGTAATTTGTTCGGGGTAGACAGACAGGTTTATTATCGAAATATTAAAAGAAAGTCCGTAAAAGAGTCTAAAGCAATTGAAGTTGTATCGATGGTTCTATATATTAGGAAATCTATGCCCAGACTTGGTACAAAGAAATCGTACCATCTTTTAAAGGATCAATTGAAACCATTAAAAATAGGCAGGGATAAATTATTTAATATATTAAGGGCTAATCACTTACTAATCCAGCCTAGACGCAGCTATCACATCACAACTAACTCACATCATCACTTTAGAAAACATAAAAATCAAGTCCTTGGTTTAGAAATAAACAGACCTGATCAAGTATGGGTCTCTGATATAACATACATAGGCAGAAGAGAAAATCCTTGTTATTTAAGCATCATTACCGATGCATATTCTAAGAAGATTATGGGACACTACGTTGCCGATAATATGAATACTGAAAGCAGCGCATTAGCATTGAGGATGGCAATTAAACAAAGGAAAAGCAAGCAAGTTCCACTAATTCATCACTCGGATAAAGGCCTACAATATTGCGCAAAGGATTATCAAAAGATCTTAAGAAAAAATGGAATAGTAGCTAGTATGACACAGAACTCAGATCCGTACGAAAACGCCGTGGCCGAAAGAATCAATGGGATATTAAAACAGGAATTTATGATTGACAAATACAATCTAAAATTGAATCTAATCAAGAGCCTGGTTAAGGAATCAATTGACACTTACAATGAACTACGACCACATTATTCTAATTATATGCTAACTCCTAACCAAATGCATTTGCAGAACATAATTAAAATGAGAACCTATAAAACAAAAAAAAACACTTGCGAAAATGATTTTGCAAGTGTTTAA